One genomic window of Thermovirga sp. includes the following:
- a CDS encoding branched-chain amino acid ABC transporter permease encodes MELIVMQLVNGLQLGAIYALMALGYTMVYGILKLINFAHGDLLMIGAYSAYFLVVAGLHISIAFLAAMVICGASAILIDKLAYKPLRSQPRLKALIT; translated from the coding sequence ATGGAGCTAATCGTCATGCAACTGGTCAATGGCCTGCAGCTCGGGGCGATCTATGCCCTGATGGCCCTGGGATACACCATGGTCTACGGCATTCTGAAACTTATAAATTTCGCCCATGGTGATCTTTTGATGATCGGGGCATATTCGGCTTACTTCCTGGTGGTTGCCGGGTTGCACATCAGCATAGCCTTCCTCGCCGCAATGGTCATATGTGGAGCCTCAGCCATCCTGATTGACAAACTTGCTTACAAGCCCCTGCGGTCACAGCCTCGCTTGAAAGCTTTGATCAC
- a CDS encoding ABC transporter substrate-binding protein, whose product MKSKGLVFVPLCICLLFSGVSGAFAEETIKIGNIAPLTGPIATYGQSHRNGVQLAVDLVNKDGGILGKKVELINEDDQGDPVVGASAAHKLIERDKVVAIVGPVPSTIGMAVAPIAENARVPMVVTGTNPAITPGKNYVFRSCWTDDFQGVVMAKFCKEELKVGTAAVLYDLGNDYAKSVAEVFIKNFQELGGEIFTVQTHPTGAMDFRAQLSIIKTHAPEVFFFSDFYNDANLIGRQAREVGIDAMFVGSDGWDSPDLDLKALDGAFYCSHFSKEDPRPETRKFVDDYKEQYGTEPDLLAIMGYDAALLVMNGIKNAGTTDREVVAKAIAATEGLTGAQGDITLDEKGDPKTLPAAILKIENGNIKYLMSFQPITK is encoded by the coding sequence GTGAAAAGCAAGGGGCTAGTATTCGTACCACTTTGCATTTGTCTTCTTTTTTCCGGGGTTTCGGGAGCCTTTGCCGAAGAAACTATCAAGATAGGCAATATCGCTCCGCTGACAGGCCCGATCGCCACTTATGGGCAGAGCCATCGTAACGGGGTCCAACTGGCGGTAGACCTGGTCAACAAAGATGGAGGCATCCTGGGCAAGAAGGTCGAACTAATCAACGAAGATGACCAGGGTGACCCCGTGGTGGGAGCAAGCGCCGCCCATAAACTGATTGAGAGGGACAAGGTTGTGGCTATAGTCGGGCCGGTCCCAAGCACCATCGGGATGGCGGTAGCGCCGATCGCGGAGAATGCCAGGGTCCCAATGGTTGTAACCGGTACCAACCCTGCCATCACTCCGGGCAAGAATTACGTATTCAGAAGCTGCTGGACCGATGATTTTCAGGGAGTGGTAATGGCGAAATTTTGCAAGGAAGAACTCAAGGTTGGCACCGCCGCGGTGCTCTATGATCTGGGAAATGATTATGCCAAGAGTGTAGCCGAGGTTTTCATCAAGAATTTCCAGGAACTTGGAGGAGAGATCTTTACGGTCCAGACACACCCGACGGGGGCGATGGATTTCAGGGCCCAGCTGAGCATAATAAAAACTCATGCGCCCGAGGTCTTTTTCTTCTCTGACTTTTATAACGATGCTAACCTGATAGGCAGGCAGGCCCGCGAGGTGGGCATCGATGCGATGTTTGTCGGATCCGATGGTTGGGATTCGCCCGATCTGGATCTCAAGGCCCTGGACGGTGCTTTTTATTGCAGTCATTTCTCCAAGGAGGACCCTCGTCCTGAGACCAGGAAATTTGTTGACGATTACAAGGAACAATACGGAACCGAGCCGGATCTTCTTGCGATCATGGGTTATGATGCTGCCCTCCTGGTCATGAATGGAATAAAAAATGCCGGCACCACCGACAGGGAAGTCGTCGCCAAGGCAATAGCAGCGACGGAAGGTCTGACGGGCGCGCAGGGAGATATTACCCTTGACGAAAAGGGCGACCCCAAAACTCTCCCCGCTGCCATACTGAAGATTGAAAACGGGAACATCAAGTACCTGATGAGCTTCCAGCCTATCACGAAGTAA